Part of the Crossiella cryophila genome, GGCGAGCAGGATGGTCTGCAGGTCATCCGCCTTGCGGATCTTGCGGACCAGCCAGACCATGCCGCCGATCACGGCCAGCGCGAGGAAGAGCGTGATGGACGGGATGGCCCGCCACAGCCACTGGAAGCCCAGCCACAGCCCGGCGCCGCCGAGCACGCCGCCGCCCAGCTGGAGGGCCATCATCAGCCATTCCTTGGCCGGTGAGCGCGGCTCGTCGTCCTCGTCCTCGTCGTAGTCGTCCGGGACCTCGGCGTCCTCGTCCAGGCCGGCCGGACCGCGTGCCGGACGCGGGTGTTCGTCCTCGTCGTCCTCGGTCTCCGGCTCCGCCTTGGGCGCGGACGCGCGCAGCGCCTGGTACTGGGCGGTGTGCTCGGCGTCGTCCTCGACGTAGGGCTCCTGGTACCCGGTGTCGGTGAACCAGTCCTCGCCCTCACGCGGCGGCGCGTCCGGATCGACCGGTGGGGCGTCCGCGATCACCGGGAGCACCTCGGTGACCGGGTCCGGCTGCACCCTCGGCTTGCTGCGCGGGGCCGGTTTCGGCGGCACCGGCGGCGCGTCCGGGCGCGGCAGGCGGCCGGACGTGGAGGTGCCCGGGGCCACCGGCGGCTCGGTGAGCGCCTGGTAGGTGTCGGTGATCGCCGGGACCTCGGTGGTCAGCTCGGCGGCGTCCGGGGCGGACACCGGCGGCGGCGCCTGCGGGGGCACCGGCCGGGTCGGCGTGGCTGGCCGGGCGAACCGGCCGCTGGGTGTGTCGTAACTGGGCAGGTCGCGCCGGGAGGGGGTTTCCAGGCCGGCCCCGCGCGGTGGCGCGGCCGGTGGCTCCTCGACCGGCGGCTGCTCCTCCCGCAGCGCGCGCATCTGGCCCGAATCGGAGTTGATCCGGTCGATGATCTGCTGCGGTGCGGTCTCGTTCGCGTCCTCGGCACGACGACGGCGGCGCCTGGGCGCGGCGTTGCCCGACCCCTCGCCGTACTGCGCGAGGAGATCCGCAACGGTGCGCTGGCTGTCGCGCTCCGACTCGTTGTCCCGGTTCATTGATTCCACCGTGCCCCGTGCTGGCCCATCCGTCCAGTGTTGTGACCTTGCTCCTGCCCAGCGTCAGGCCCGGAGCCGTTGGTCGCAGCGGCTCCGCCAGGGTCGGACACAGTGTGGTCGTCGCCGTCCGTCTGGTCCAGCCGCCGCAGAATGACACCCTCGCGGAGGGCCCATGGGCAAATCTCCAGTTGCGGGAGTGACAACGCTCGCATCGCGGCCTCGGCCACCAGCGCGCCCGCGACCAGCTGGTGGGATCGGCTGGCGCTGACGCCCTCCAGCTCGGCCAGGTCGGCCGCTGACATCCGCGAGATGAACGCGGTGAGCTGGCGCAGGCCGCTGTCGGTGAGCACCCGGCTGACCCTCGGCCCGGCCGAGGATGGCGCGGCCCCGGTCAGCCTGGCCAGGGTGCGGAAGGTCTTGGAGCTGGCCACCGCCCGGTCGGGGGCGCCGCTCTTGCGCAGCACGCGGGCCACCTCGGCCAGCTCCTCGGTCAGCCAGTCCCTGGTCGCCTTGATCTCGCGCTGGGTCGGCGGGTCGTGCCGGAACCGGGTGCGGGTGAGCCGCCCGGCGCCCAGCGGCACCGAGAAGGCCAGTTCCGGGTCCTCGTCCATGCCGGTGGCCAGCTCCAGCGAGCCGCCGCCGATGTCGACCACCAGCAGCCTGCCGGCTGACCAGCCGAACCAGCGGCGCACCGCGAGGAAGGTGTATCGGGCCTCGTCCGAGCCGGAGAGCACCTTGAGGTCGACGCCGGTCTCCTTGCGCACCCGCTGCAGCACCGCGGCGGAGTTGCCGGCCTCACGCACCGCGGAGGTGGCGAAGGCCATCAGGTCGTCGCAGCCCAGCTTGGCCGCCTCGCGCTTGGCCGCGGCCACGGTGCGGACCAGGTTGTCGGACCCGGCCCTGGTCAGGCGGCCGTTGCGATCGAGCTGCTCGGCCAGCCGGAGCATGGTCTTGATCGAACTCATCGGGGTCGGATGGGCACCCCGATGCGCGTCCACCACTAGGAGATGGACGGTGTTCGAACCCACGTCGAGCACCCCGAGCCGCACCAGAGCACGGTACCTGGCGGGATCGGCAGGTTCACCGGCACCGGTCGGATCTGCACCGATCTCGGGAAAAAGCACGCTCAGCAAGATCACTAAGCGTGCTTTTTCCCATGATCATTACGCCGAACGGCTCAGCTCTCGAACTTGTAGCCGAGGCCGCGCACGGTGACCAGGTGCCGGGGGGCGCCGGGGTCGGGTTCGATCTTGGAGCGCAGCCGCTTGACGTGCACGTCCAGCGTCTTGGTGTCGCCGACGTAGTCCGCGCCCCAGACCCGGTCGATCAGCTGGCCGCGGGTGAGCACCCGGCCGACGTTGCGGAGCAGGTACTCCAGC contains:
- a CDS encoding Ppx/GppA phosphatase family protein; amino-acid sequence: MRLGVLDVGSNTVHLLVVDAHRGAHPTPMSSIKTMLRLAEQLDRNGRLTRAGSDNLVRTVAAAKREAAKLGCDDLMAFATSAVREAGNSAAVLQRVRKETGVDLKVLSGSDEARYTFLAVRRWFGWSAGRLLVVDIGGGSLELATGMDEDPELAFSVPLGAGRLTRTRFRHDPPTQREIKATRDWLTEELAEVARVLRKSGAPDRAVASSKTFRTLARLTGAAPSSAGPRVSRVLTDSGLRQLTAFISRMSAADLAELEGVSASRSHQLVAGALVAEAAMRALSLPQLEICPWALREGVILRRLDQTDGDDHTVSDPGGAAATNGSGPDAGQEQGHNTGRMGQHGARWNQ